One stretch of Modestobacter marinus DNA includes these proteins:
- a CDS encoding RHS repeat-associated core domain-containing protein: protein MNQDGLHTADYDYDPTGEVTVTNPTPTSNAQRVNPFRYAGGTYDISSNLIKFGQRWYDPTTGRFTQQDSLQTLADPTRANRYEYANSNPVNYVDPQGRASFSLSGCIGLASQCAEEFPIALGQDSGAQWGPGLVWGETYRSPVPRIGIRVHT from the coding sequence ATCAACCAGGACGGCCTCCACACCGCCGACTACGACTACGACCCCACCGGCGAGGTCACCGTCACTAACCCCACCCCCACCTCTAACGCCCAGCGCGTCAATCCCTTCCGCTACGCCGGCGGCACCTACGACATCAGCAGCAACCTCATCAAGTTCGGCCAGCGCTGGTACGACCCCACCACCGGCCGCTTCACTCAACAAGACTCCCTACAGACCCTCGCCGACCCCACCCGCGCCAACCGCTACGAATACGCCAACAGCAACCCGGTGAACTACGTCGATCCCCAAGGAAGGGCGTCGTTCAGCCTTTCGGGCTGTATCGGATTGGCATCGCAGTGTGCGGAGGAGTTTCCTATAGCACTCGGTCAGGACTCGGGGGCTCAGTGGGGGCCAGGATTGGTGTGGGGGGAGACGTATCGTTCACCGGTTCCCCGGATAGGGATTCGGGTTCATACATAA